The proteins below come from a single Pichia kudriavzevii chromosome 2, complete sequence genomic window:
- a CDS encoding uncharacterized protein (PKUD0B07730; Pfam Domains: EXS(9.5e-136)|SPX(4e-35)), producing MKFGQSLEEHMVPEWRNQYLDYKSGKKKLKKLKRLRKSSKISTPSFGGSRQRTGSNLHENSKSSTYLSNRAHTIHADQVSTGQLNKDHAQNRSESESEHNVHQENYSVSSYGKSFALTEPAIDFRNSYGAAGINENLKPSESNKDHSGTPLLVCDTPVTKRSSIGEIKRSRSSFAGLLDNFGRTSSGVDTCRPIIELDDSESIERQLFIYWVDSQLEKVESFYKERENSCVDRFLVLQDQIIQLETQKLLSKKKWQARKRQLQRNTNENASRSGTNSEEGEGNDDYEENYDDEDDDDDEDDDDDDADVYSSYEYYLAHKSNSDNLLIIAHRNFKLLSFWTKRKLKIINKFDLPSIPSFEWLKKDGKVEKQYYEDGYYSDDEGGDSTKNNGKKETHHEGVASSAHVRDFQRRRNENKAPNVPYYVARRMIKKAVYELYRSMELLKSYKLMNRMGFRKIIKKYDKATGDSILASYMNKIDDAYFSKSDVLDNLMANVEELYTRIFENGNRKVAVTKLRSNAIEKTYYLSDYFSGLFFGLAIPLIAYTFYLGLHKTLDDNLPNGKYLLQIWGGFLLMILMAWLFSLNCLVWTKFKVSYKFIFEFNEHDALDFKQYMVIPSLLLFIGGLTAWFSFEDFWPNHFSGYDFPWVFLAAAVAILFCPFDVFFLSARLWLLSTLTRLLLSGLYPVEFRDFFMGDILCSLTYSISNVSMFFCIYAQHWNDCSNCGSAKSRLLGFLQCVPSIWRFLQCFRRYADTGDWFPHLANMGKYTVSMMYYMSLSLYRIDTVNHYRALLIFWATTNSIYSIVWDVVMDWSLFQLDSKYFLLRDEITFKEPMIYYAAIIADVVLRFQWVFYALFPKQIQQSAITSFGIAVAEVVRRFIWVFFRMENEHANNVHLYRASRESPLPYPIVKRNVLLNHQRASTTGFDDGEDITEQDLRLRRTNTTIAPEHIPNIIPFTSIDENALERGISNNSTGHTSGVFSSVGHYAHSIFHMMRTAHVKDFQRRKIVKKPSINTNSRTTRLAE from the coding sequence ATGAAGTTTGGTCAATCGCTTGAGGAACATATGGTCCCAGAGTGGAGAAACCAGTACCTGGATTACAAATCaggaaagaagaagttaaagaagCTAAAAAGGCTGAGAAAATCAAGCAAGATCTCAACACCTTCATTTGGTGGAAGTAGACAACGTACAGGATCCAACTTACatgaaaattccaaatcaaGCACCTACCTTTCTAATAGGGCACACACGATACATGCTGACCAGGTTAGTACTGGACAGCTGAATAAAGACCATGCCCAAAACAGATCTGAGAGTGAATCAGAACACAATGTGCATCAAGAAAATTACTCAGTTTCCAGCTACGGAAAATCTTTTGCATTAACTGAACCAGCAATTGATTTCAGGAACTCATATGGAGCTGCTGGAATAAATGAAAACTTGAAACCGTCTGAAAGTAATAAGGACCATAGTGGCACACCGTTGTTAGTATGCGATACACCCGTTACAAAGAGAAGTAGTATAGGTGAAATAAAACGGAGTAGGTCTTCCTTCGCTGGTTTGCTTGATAATTTTGGGAGAACCTCATCTGGTGTCGATACATGTCGGCCTATCATCGAACTCGACGACTCTGAGTCTATAGAGAGGCAGCTTTTCATATATTGGGTCGACAGCCAGCTTGAAAAGGTTGAATCCTTCTACAAAGAACGCGAAAATTCATGTGTTGATAGGTTTTTAGTCTTGCAGGACCAAATTATACAGCTTGAGACCCAAAAGTTGTTgtcaaaaaagaaatggcAGGCAAGAAAGAGACAACtacaaagaaatacaaatgaGAACGCAAGTAGGAGTGGAACTAACTCCGAAGAGGGTGAGGGTAATGATGATTACGAAGAAAATTAcgacgatgaagatgacgacgacgatgaagacgatgacgatgacgatgCTGATGTCTATTCTTCATATGAATATTACTTGGCACATAAATCAAACAGTGATAATCTGCTTATCATTGCCCATCGAAATTTTAAGTTGCTTTCGTTCTGGactaaaagaaaattaaagATTATTAATAAGTTTGACCTTCCATCAAttccttcttttgaatGGTTGAAAAAAGATGGTAAAGTCGAAAAGCAATATTATGAGGATGGTTACTATTCCGATGACGAAGGGGGGGACTCCACCAAAAATAACGGTAAAAAAGAAACGCATCATGAAGGGGTTGCCTCCAGTGCCCATGTACGAGATTTtcagagaaggagaaacgAAAACAAAGCCCCCAATGTTCCTTACTATGTTGCTCGTAGAATGATAAAGAAGGCCGTTTATGAACTTTACCGATCAATGGAACTCTTGAAATCAtacaaattgatgaatagAATGGGATTCAggaaaataataaagaaatatgATAAGGCTACTGGTGATTCTATATTAGCATCCTATATGAATAAAATAGATGACGCATACTTTAGTAAATCTGACGTGTTGGATAATTTAATGGcaaatgttgaagaacttTATACCagaatttttgaaaatgggAATAGAAAAGTGGCAGTGACTAAATTGAGGTCAAACgcaattgagaaaacatACTATCTCTCCGATTATTTCAGTGGTTTGTTTTTTGGCTTGGCGATTCCATTAATTGCTTATACTTTTTATCTTGGATTGCATAAGACACTTGACGATAATCTTCCTAATGGAAAATACCTATTACAAATCTGGGGCGGGTTTTTGCTTATGATATTAATGGCATGGTTGTTTTCTCTAAATTGTTTAGTTTGGACTAAATTTAAAGTCAGTTacaaatttatttttgagtTTAACGAACACGATGCGTTGGACTTTAAACAATATATGGTTATACCCAGTTTATTGCTTTTCATTGGTGGGCTAACTGCATGGTTTAGTTTTGAGGACTTTTGGCCTAATCACTTTAGCGGATATGATTTTCCCTGGGTTTTCCTAGCGGCTGCAGTGGCAATATTATTTTGCCCATTTGATGTATTTTTTCTCAGCGCCAGATTATGGTTATTATCAACATTAACAAGATTATTGCTCAGTGGTCTATATCCTGTTGAGTTTAGAGATTTCTTTATGGGCGATATCTTGTGCTCTTTAACATATTCCatttcaaatgtttcaatgTTCTTCTGTATATATGCTCAGCATTGGAATGACTGTTCCAATTGTGGGTCAGCAAAATCTAGATTACTGGGATTCTTACAATGCGTTCCCTCGATTTGGAGATTTCTACAATGTTTCCGCCGTTATGCAGATACAGGAGATTGGTTTCCACATTTGGCCAACATGGGGAAGTATACGGTATCAATGATGTATTATATGTCTCTTTCTCTGTATCGTATCGATACCGTGAATCATTATCGGgcattgttgattttttggGCAACAACTAATTCGATTTATTCCATTGTTTGGGATGTTGTTATGGATTGGTCATTATTTCAACTCGAttccaaatattttttattgagAGATGAGATAACATTTAAAGAGCCAATGATTTACTATGCCGCTATAATAGCCGACGTAGTACTGAGATTCCAATGGGTTTTTTATGCCTTATTCCCTAAACAAATTCAGCAGAGTGCCATAACTTCATTTGGTATAGCAGTCGCCGAAGTGGTGAGGCGATTTATTTGGGTTTTCTTTCGTATGGAAAATGAGCATGCCAACAATGTCCATCTGTATCGTGCTTCAAGAGAATCGCCCTTACCCTATCCTATAGTCAAACGAAATGTACTGTTGAACCATCAAAGAGCGTCTACAACAGGATTTGACGATGGTGAAGACATTACGGAGCAAGACTTAAGACTACGTCGTACCAATACTACCATTGCACCTGAACATATTCCTAACATTATACCATTCACTAGCATCGACGAAAATGCCCTTGAAAGAGGAATTTCAAACAACAGTACTGGCCACACCAGTGGGGTTTTCTCCTCGGTGGGTCATTATGCTCATAGCATATTCCACATGATGAGAACAGCCCACGTCAAGGATTTCCAGAGACGGAAAATTGTAAAAAAACCATCAATCAATACAAATAGCCGCACAACGCGCTTGGCAGAGTGA
- a CDS encoding uncharacterized protein (PKUD0B07720; similar to Saccharomyces cerevisiae YDR333C; ancestral locus Anc_5.380) produces the protein MSSRALRRLKKGSLEDELERYQKKIDSNSEESEDDAVMSRPSNAFAFLPTDDHEDDASSQEEDKETKSDEKKDGCTRGVRPILHERVDEKFKKKSQSKKQQKKKNKSKSNNVMSSIDDIDDYELDRLLEKVKLDDANRRQGFADVDGLHSHLSSEESEGDDSVDDSTEEKLPPWPIYTPGGKLLTSKKLKRCSNLLEFDVRDLNPDREYENLFGKLSTAAIDDADSTASSSVSPEVLGQIRKLAKRVRGWSGRDHRSIPGTTRKLKLTKIKDDWLPIPRKPLSMEEMSKDDLLNLYTTKFKNDWKDVLIEDINKDYKYGIRYYNINQGPTFSVASVTEFFMSVVVQPDHESLIRLLQKSPYSIETILQVALILQRQGDNSNTNGLIERALFLFDWSLPNNLELGDGNTRLPFEFFLNRQIYLTIFRYITVLTQKSILFTAFTYCKLLLSFDPREDPYGVRYFIDFYAFVSDEFQYLIDFANSPLCQVYEEWLTAPILYTVSLCYYKLGKTEEAREALKNAYIKHPYVGHHILEKLGDYDHPWLLADVNNTVKITTALYLVRLDALVEDSSLKSWLVKLLRHCIETIGKPNLNAYHANNLEQIPVNLLRHAVLSNESSVMAKIPESFWSENDVYEFDVLPPKVGTTIYNYVDENQISAGVMSSSMQAEEIRQFENLLQQQIRENN, from the coding sequence ATGAGTTCTAGAGCATTGAGAAGACTCAAAAAAGGATCTTTAGAGGATGAACTAGAAAGGTATCAGAAGAAAATAGACTCCAATTCCGAAGAAAGCGAAGATGATGCGGTTATGTCAAGACCCTCCAATGCATTCGCTTTTTTACCTACTGATGATCACGAAGATGATGCCAGTTCCCAGGAGgaagacaaagaaacaaagtctgatgaaaagaaggatGGCTGCACTAGAGGTGTTCGACCAATACTGCATGAAAGGGtggatgaaaaatttaagaaaaaatcacaGTCaaaaaaacagcaaaagaaaaaaaacaaaagtaaAAGCAATAATGTAATGAGTtctattgatgatattgacGACTATGAACTTGATAGACTATTAGAGAAGGTCAAGCTTGATGATGCCAATAGAAGACAAGGTTTTGCTGATGTTGATGGTCTCCATTCACATCTCTCATCTGAAGAATCTGAAGGTGATGATAGTGTTGACGATTCAACTGAGGAAAAGTTACCACCATGGCCAATTTACACCCCAGGTGGCAAGTTATTGACATCtaagaaattaaaaagaTGTAGTAATTTGTTAGAGTTTGATGTCAGAGACTTGAATCCTGACAGAGAATACGAAAATTTGTTTGGAAAGTTGTCTACCGCTGCTATTGACGATGCTGATTCGACAGCCTCGAGTTCAGTCAGCCCCGAAGTGCTCGGGCAAATACGTAAATTAGCCAAGCGTGTTAGAGGATGGTCAGGAAGGGATCACCGTTCCATTCCCGGGACGACaaggaagttgaaattaACTAAAATTAAAGATGATTGGTTACCTATTCCAAGGAAGCCATTATCTATGGAGGAAATGTCAAAAGACGATCTCTTAAACTTATATACtaccaaattcaaaaacgATTGGAAAGATGTATTAATTGAGGATATCAATAAGGATTACAAATATGGTATTAGGTATTACAATATAAATCAAGGACCTACATTTTCAGTTGCCTCAGTaactgaattttttatGTCGGTTGTTGTTCAACCTGATCATGAATCATTAATTAGGCTTTTACAAAAGAGCCCATACAGTATTGAAACTATTCTACAAGTTGCATTAATTTTACAGAGACAAGGAGACAACTCAAACACCAACGGGTTAATTGAACGTGCcctatttttgtttgactGGAGTTTACCTAATAATCTAGAGCTAGGTGATGGAAACACAAGGTTACCGtttgagtttttcttgaacaGGCAAATATATCTCACTATATTTAGATATATTACCGTGCTAACCCAAAAGTCGATTCTGTTTACCGCATTTACTTACTGTAAACTTTTATTATCTTTTGATCCAAGAGAGGATCCATATGGTGTGAGgtattttattgatttctaTGCATTTGTGTCCGACGAATTCCAATATTTGATTGACTTTGCCAACTCTCCATTATGCCAAGTCTACGAGGAATGGTTAACTGCACCTATCCTTTATACTGTTTCACTCTGCTACTATAAGTTGGGGAAAACTGAAGAAGCTAGAGAGGCTTTAAAAAATGCATATATCAAACATCCGTATGTCGGACATCatatacttgaaaaattgggtGACTATGATCACCCATGGCTATTAGCTGATGTTAACAATACGGTGAAGATTACCACTGCTCTGTATTTAGTTAGATTGGATGCTTTAGTGGAAGATAGCTCTCTAAAAAGCTGGTTGGTAAAACTGTTGCGTCATTGTATCGAAACGATTGGTAAGCCTAATTTGAATGCATACCATGCAAATAATCTAGAGCAGATACCGGTGAACTTGTTAAGACATGCTGTGTTGTCGAATGAATCCTCCGTAATGGCTAAGATTCCGGAGTCTTTCTGGTCTGAAAATGATGTAtatgaatttgatgttcTTCCACCAAAGGTCGGAACAACGATTTACAACTATGTCGATGAAAATCAGATTTCAGCCGGTGTCATGAGTAGTAGCATGCAAGCAGAAGAGATCAGACAGTTTGAgaaccttcttcaacagcagATCCGAGAAAATAATTAA
- a CDS encoding uncharacterized protein (PKUD0B07740; similar to Saccharomyces cerevisiae YIL047C (SYG1); ancestral locus Anc_7.233) codes for MKFGDFLEEHHVPEWRSQYLDYSKGKTKLDTLASFLNTSAGCVCDPIEQETGFAFALHGGIVQTKDDIDKHYIYTGTTHVLGTSSKEGHEEDAEDEDAEDEDFRVVSLVDELNLPQTIKNTEITPLLSQTTKRARAMSTSFMYIKNCRDKKLKENPSITNIAKQQFIEWVDLELLKVDTFYKFKERECAKRLILLMDQISRLENLQLEVVNDDVQANECTHHPNKKNFFFCLLKNTFSFEDISKRISFIFDFFEMPQAPNYFWNKSDSSKADIQTHLIRDVNSPIIAKAMLKKAFGELYHKLDLLNSYKIVNRTAFRKLIKKYDKRCRDNMLCDYMEKVDGSYFNTSEVLSILAEYVENIYTEKFEDGHRKLAIAKLRSFQNVKSHYRSSFVSGILIGISLPLVVLFVSKIQKDAGLQNDKFVIQLWASWFLFVLAGLFFALNCLVWDKYHINYKLVFELNPNDALDYKQFLLIPSFFLFVGSIMSYFSYDTFLSKKMGFEYFNFIYFYFCLIILFCPLNIFYLKARIWFIVSLFRLFLSGFYPVEFRDFFMGVLTCSLTYSISNIYMVFCLQIVDWESCASCGPMKSYWLGMIACIPPLWRSAQCLRRFLDTGEWFPHFANLAKYMITTSYFGLLCLYRIKTFRDAVSVSTSTSLVSGILPPIFISVALINSIYSSFWDVCMDWSLMQISSENYLLRDVLIYKRKLLYYFAIIFDILLRFQWVVYVFTPYKISHSPITAFSVALAELLRRFVWMFFRMENEHASNMNAFRVCRVCPLPYNYTVKSIIENFKLSQFCETILHLRIADIFQKTSPSDINEIMEWEDSIENVTMSRDDLAAMLRETNGSIDSDIGSIYSTGTQRTNVTRKSGWHHLSKIISRAHAKEFQQRNTDTENNIDEYGPLAESNVLPDSDIDAFTENND; via the coding sequence ATGAAATTCGGCGATTTCCTTGAAGAGCACCATGTTCCCGAATGGAGATCTCAATATCTTGACTACTCCAAGGGGAAGACGAAGCTTGATACATTAGCAAGTTTCTTGAATACTTCAGCAGGATGTGTGTGCGATCCGATTGAACAAGAGACCGGATTCGCCTTTGCGTTGCATGGTGGGATAGTGCAGACAAAggatgatattgataaacaCTACATCTACACTGGTACTACTCACGTTTTGGGGacatcatcaaaagaaGGGCACGAAGAAGACgctgaagatgaagacgctgaagatgaagatttcagAGTTGTCTCTTTAGTTGATGAGCTAAACTTACCGCAGACCATTAAAAATACGGAAATAACACCCTTATTATCACAAACAACTAAAAGAGCCAGGGCGATGTCTACAAGTTTCATGTATATCAAAAATTGTAGAGACAAGAAACTGAAAGAAAATCCCTCAATTACAAATATTGCAAAACAACAATTCATTGAATGGGTTGATCTTGAATTATTAAAGGTTGATACATTTTACAAGTTCAAAGAACGTGAATGTGCTAAACGTTTGATATTATTAATGGATCAAATTTCACGATTGGAAAACTTACAATTAGAAGTAGTAAACGATGATGTTCAAGCAAATGAATGTACACACCACCCAAATaagaagaatttttttttctgtctCCTTAAAAAtacattttcatttgaagatatcagTAAGAGGAtaagttttatttttgatttttttgaaatgcCTCAAGCTCCAAACTATTTTTGGAATAAATCTGATTCTTCGAAAGCTGACATCCAAACACATTTAATCAGAGATGTAAATTCGCCCATAATTGCAAAGGCCATGCTAAAAAAGGCATTTGGTGAACTGTATCATAAATTGGATTTGTTAAATTCATATAAAATTGTGAACAGAACTGCGTTTAGAAAATTAATCAAAAAATACGATAAGAGATGCAGAGACAATATGTTGTGTGACTACATGGAAAAAGTAGATGGGTCATATTTTAATACATCAGAAGTATTGTCAATTCTGGCAGAATATGTTGAGAATATTTATACAGAAAAATTCGAAGATGGTCATCGGAAGTTAGCTATAGCGAAGCTAAgatcttttcaaaatgttaAATCACATTATAGATCAAGCTTTGTTAGCGGAATTCTTATTGGAATATCTCTGCCTCTCGTTGTACTTTTTGTCTCTAAGATTCAAAAAGATGCAGGTTTACaaaatgataaatttgTCATTCAACTATGGGCGTCTTggtttttgtttgttctAGCCGGATTATTTTTTGCACTGAATTGTCTAGTTTGGGATAAATACCATATAAATTATAAGTTGGTCTTTGAATTGAATCCAAACGATGCCCTTGATTATAAGCAATTCTTATTGATACCATcattcttcttgtttgttGGTTCGATAATGTCATACTTTAGCTATGATACATTTCTCTCCAAAAAAATGggttttgaatatttcaatttcatttatttttatttttgccTAATCATTCTGTTTTGCCCCTTGAACATATTTTATCTCAAAGCAAGAATATGGTTTATTGTGTCTTTGTTTAGATTATTTCTAAGTGGGTTTTACCCAGTTGAGTTCAGAGACTTTTTTATGGGTGTTCTAACTTGTTCATTAACATATTCTATATCAAATATCTACATGGTCTTTTGTTTACAGATAGTTGATTGGGAAAGTTGCGCAAGCTGTGGTCCCATGAAGTCCTACTGGCTTGGTATGATAGCATGTATCCCACCGTTATGGAGATCAGCACAGTGTTTGAGACGTTTCCTAGACACCGGTGAATGGTTCCCGCATTTTGCCAATCTAGCCAAATATATGATTACAACTTCATACTTTGGCTTGTTATGCCTTTATAGAATTAAAACATTCAGAGATGCTGTTTCCGTTTCGACTTCTACAAGTCTTGTGTCTGGCATATTACCTCCAATTTTTATTAGCGTTGCACTAATAAACTCCATCTACAGTTCATTTTGGGATGTTTGTATGGATTGGTCACTAATGCAGATTTCATCAGAGAATTACCTTTTAAGAGACGTGCTGATTTATAAGCGCAAGCTCCTATACTATTTTGCCattatctttgatattttgttgAGGTTTCAGTGGGTTGTATACGTCTTCACACCCTATAAAATTTCACACAGCCCAATAACAGCGTTTAGCGTGGCACTGGCAGAGTTGTTACGTAGATTTGTTTGGATGTTTTTCAGAATGGAGAACGAACATGCTTCAAACATGAACGCATTCCGTGTTTGTAGGGTTTGTCCACTTCCTTACAACTACACAGTTAAATCAATTAtagaaaacttcaaattaTCACAGTTCTGCGAAACCATTTTGCATCTTCGTATAGCcgatattttccaaaagaCATCTCCTTCTgatatcaatgaaattATGGAATGGgaagattcaattgaaaatgtcaCCATGTCTAGGGACGACCTTGCAGCTATGTTACGTGAGACAAATGGCTCAATTGATAGTGACATTGGAAGTATCTACAGCACAGGAACACAACGTACAAATGTAACGAGGAAATCAGGATGGCATCATCTCTCAAAGATTATATCCCGTGCACACGCCAAAGAGTTTCAACAACGTAATACAGATACAGAAAATAATATAGACGAATATGGACCGTTGGCAGAATCGAATGTGTTACCTGATAGTGATATAGATGCTTTTACGGAAAACAATGATTAA